A window from Drosophila subobscura isolate 14011-0131.10 chromosome O, UCBerk_Dsub_1.0, whole genome shotgun sequence encodes these proteins:
- the LOC117897507 gene encoding protein Skeletor, isoforms B/C isoform X2 → MWRKATNLVVEAPAAPASTPAAWRKTRRQGQAGATPTATATATATISRTRMSTAQGLSITWSQLEVVVAVAMLLNCLVCQAARRAPPEPYYGRYIGDFTNFAHGIKGHIYAVDESTMFVKSFAYDGTGPDAFFWVGKTPRPSPDGYIIPYPEEYTGVDPPILQAHNKTDIILRLPMGKRIKDIRWLSVWCRRFTVDFGEVFIPPNLDIPKPRVLPEFKRLAHGLRSSNISVLDAKTFYIPNLHYDGAGPDAYFWVGNGSEPNIMGIKVPNEVGSLEPLRGYQGEDIEIQLPGSLTVYDIDWLAVWCVEYRHNFGHVYIPRDMDVPPALGQTKITTTTTPRPVYSNCREILPNKLQVKWELQGEYLQVELFGRITEDQYMAFGLSGANGRAQMSQSDVVVAFYDTNARVFRAEDYFISDLSQCDGQRGACPDERIGARNDVHVLSGDRKNGVTSIRYKRLLQTNEVIYDSAIPIDREVSIIAAIGPLNARKEANAHSHTASDHNQEDIRINFSARNDHSCKSSLYEVKDESGPRPWPTRKIEGVRKFRASIGPTGGKRGYTAITGVPSWGIAWYVNDLLIPEITVERGLNYEFTIEGGSDPAQPARYHPFYITDSPEGGLGQKMGLEARKQKAYAGVEYDEDGNAIPTAAGRYCEWEHLTVDRSAEIETFEEYVKTLVFKCEDGEPGYLNWTVPMNAPDQLYYQCFTHNNLGWKINVVDMGASCGSVGSRGLMVYIISTVFGLVATRLLRTGHVLA, encoded by the exons ATGTGGAGGAAAGCGACCAATTTGGTCGTggaagcaccagcagcaccagcatcaacACCAGCAGCATGGAGGAAAACGCGTCGTCAGGGACAAGCAGGAGCAACgccaacagcaacggcaacagcaacagcaacaatcagcCGAACGAGGATGTCAACTGCACAGGGATTAAGCATCACATGGTCACAGTTggaagttgttgttgctgttgcaatgCTGCTGAACTGCCTCGTCTGTCAAG CTGCCAGACGAGCCCCGCCAGAGCCCTACTATGGCCGCTACATCGGAGATTTTACGAACTTTGCGCATGGCATCAAG GGTCACATCTATGCCGTGGATGAGTCAACGATGTTCGTCAAGTCGTTCGCCTACGACGGCACCGGACCGGACGCCTTCTTCTGGGTGGGCAAGACGCCGCGCCCCAGCCCCGATGGCTACATCATACCCTATCCGGAGGAGTACACGGGCGT GGATCCACCCATTTTGCAGGCCCACAATAAAACGGACATCATACTGCGCTTACCCATGGGCAAAAGGATTAAGGACATTCGCTGGCTGTCAGTGTGGTGCAGACGCTTCACG GTTGATTTTGGTGAGGTATTCATTCCACCTAATCTGGACATACCCAAGCCGCGGGTACTGCCCGAGTTCAAGCGTCTGGCCCATGGCCTGCGGTCCAGCAACATCAGCGTGCTCGATGCCAAGACCTTCTACAT ACCGAACCTGCACTACGATGGCGCCGGACCCGATGCCTACTTCTGGGTGGGCAACGGCAGCGAACCCAACATCATGGGCATAAAG GTGCCAAACGAGGTGGGATCCCTGGAACCGCTGCGGGGCTATCAGGGCGAGGATATTGAGATTCAGCTGCCGGGCAGTCTCACCGTCTACGACATCGACTGGCTGGccgtgtggtgtgtggagtACAGGCACAACTTTGGACACGTTTACATACCGCGGGACATGGATGTGCCGCCAGCCCTGGGCCAGACCAAGATCACG ACCACGACCACGCCCAGGCCCGTGTACAGCAATTGCCGCGAGATTCTGCCCAACAAGCTGCAGGTGAAGTGGGAGCTGCAGGGTGAGTATCTGCAGGTAGAGCTCTTCGGCCGCATCACGGAGGATCAGTACATGGCCTTTGGCCTCTCGGGTGCCAACGGGCGTGCTCAGATGTCCCAGTCCGATGTGGTGGTGGCCTTCTACGACACCAATGCCCGTGTGTTCCGCGCCGAGGATTACTTCATCTCCGACTTGTCCCAGTGCGATGGACAGCGCGGCGCCTGTCCCGACGAGCGCATTGGAGCTCGCAAtgatgtgcatgtgt TGAGCGGGGACCGGAAGAACGGAGTGACCAGCATCCGATACAAGCGCCTGCTGCAGACGAACGAAGTCATCTACGACTCGGCCATACCCATCGACCGCGAGGTCTCCATTATTGCTGCCATTGGACCGCTGAATGCCCGCAAGGAGGCCAATGCCCACTCGCACACCGCCAGCGACCACAACCAGGAGGACATTCGCATCAACTTCTCAGCTCGG AACGATCATTCGTGCAAGAGTTCGCTGTACGAGGTGAAGGACGAGAGCGGACCCAGGCCATGGCCCACGCGAAAGATCGAAGGTGTCAGGAAGTTCCGTGCCAGCATTGGGCCGACGGGTGGCAAGCGAGGCTACACGGCCATCACGGGTGTGCCCTCGTGGGGCATTGCCTGGTATGTGAACGATCTGCTGATACCTGAGATCACAGTGGAGCGTGGCCTGAACTACGAGTTCACCATCGAAGGCGGCAGCGATCCCGCCCAGCCAGCTAG ATATCATCCATTCTACATCACGGACTCACCGGAGGGCGGCCTGGGCCAGAAGATGGGTCTGGAGGCGCGTAAACAGAAGGCCTACGCCGGTGTGGAGTACGACGAGGATGGCAATGCCATACCAACGGCCG CTGGACGCTATTGCGAGTGGGAGCATCTGACCGTTGATCGTTCAGCGGAGATCGAGACCTTTGAGGAGTATGTCAAAACGTTGGTCTTCAAGTGCGAGGACGGAGAGCCGGGCTATCTTAACTGGACGGTGCCCATGAATGCTCCCGATCAGCTGTACTATCAG TGCTTCACCCACAATAATCTGGGCTGGAAGATCAACGTGGTGGACATGGGTGCATCTTGTGGTTCGGTTGGCAGTCGGGGCCTCATGGTCTACATAATTTCAACAGTCTTTGGTCTGGTTGCGACACGCCTTCTTCGCACTGGCCATGTACTTGCCTGA
- the LOC117897507 gene encoding protein Skeletor, isoforms B/C isoform X1 → MWRKATNLVVEAPAAPASTPAAWRKTRRQGQAGATPTATATATATISRTRMSTAQGLSITWSQLEVVVAVAMLLNCLVCQAARRAPPEPYYGRYIGDFTNFAHGIKGHIYAVDESTMFVKSFAYDGTGPDAFFWVGKTPRPSPDGYIIPYPEEYTGVDPPILQAHNKTDIILRLPMGKRIKDIRWLSVWCRRFTVDFGEVFIPPNLDIPKPRVLPEFKRLAHGLRSSNISVLDAKTFYIPNLHYDGAGPDAYFWVGNGSEPNIMGIKVPNEVGSLEPLRGYQGEDIEIQLPGSLTVYDIDWLAVWCVEYRHNFGHVYIPRDMDVPPALGQTKITPPWWYSPTTTTPRPVYSNCREILPNKLQVKWELQGEYLQVELFGRITEDQYMAFGLSGANGRAQMSQSDVVVAFYDTNARVFRAEDYFISDLSQCDGQRGACPDERIGARNDVHVLSGDRKNGVTSIRYKRLLQTNEVIYDSAIPIDREVSIIAAIGPLNARKEANAHSHTASDHNQEDIRINFSARNDHSCKSSLYEVKDESGPRPWPTRKIEGVRKFRASIGPTGGKRGYTAITGVPSWGIAWYVNDLLIPEITVERGLNYEFTIEGGSDPAQPARYHPFYITDSPEGGLGQKMGLEARKQKAYAGVEYDEDGNAIPTAAGRYCEWEHLTVDRSAEIETFEEYVKTLVFKCEDGEPGYLNWTVPMNAPDQLYYQCFTHNNLGWKINVVDMGASCGSVGSRGLMVYIISTVFGLVATRLLRTGHVLA, encoded by the exons ATGTGGAGGAAAGCGACCAATTTGGTCGTggaagcaccagcagcaccagcatcaacACCAGCAGCATGGAGGAAAACGCGTCGTCAGGGACAAGCAGGAGCAACgccaacagcaacggcaacagcaacagcaacaatcagcCGAACGAGGATGTCAACTGCACAGGGATTAAGCATCACATGGTCACAGTTggaagttgttgttgctgttgcaatgCTGCTGAACTGCCTCGTCTGTCAAG CTGCCAGACGAGCCCCGCCAGAGCCCTACTATGGCCGCTACATCGGAGATTTTACGAACTTTGCGCATGGCATCAAG GGTCACATCTATGCCGTGGATGAGTCAACGATGTTCGTCAAGTCGTTCGCCTACGACGGCACCGGACCGGACGCCTTCTTCTGGGTGGGCAAGACGCCGCGCCCCAGCCCCGATGGCTACATCATACCCTATCCGGAGGAGTACACGGGCGT GGATCCACCCATTTTGCAGGCCCACAATAAAACGGACATCATACTGCGCTTACCCATGGGCAAAAGGATTAAGGACATTCGCTGGCTGTCAGTGTGGTGCAGACGCTTCACG GTTGATTTTGGTGAGGTATTCATTCCACCTAATCTGGACATACCCAAGCCGCGGGTACTGCCCGAGTTCAAGCGTCTGGCCCATGGCCTGCGGTCCAGCAACATCAGCGTGCTCGATGCCAAGACCTTCTACAT ACCGAACCTGCACTACGATGGCGCCGGACCCGATGCCTACTTCTGGGTGGGCAACGGCAGCGAACCCAACATCATGGGCATAAAG GTGCCAAACGAGGTGGGATCCCTGGAACCGCTGCGGGGCTATCAGGGCGAGGATATTGAGATTCAGCTGCCGGGCAGTCTCACCGTCTACGACATCGACTGGCTGGccgtgtggtgtgtggagtACAGGCACAACTTTGGACACGTTTACATACCGCGGGACATGGATGTGCCGCCAGCCCTGGGCCAGACCAAGATCACG CCTCCATGGTGGTATTCACCC ACCACGACCACGCCCAGGCCCGTGTACAGCAATTGCCGCGAGATTCTGCCCAACAAGCTGCAGGTGAAGTGGGAGCTGCAGGGTGAGTATCTGCAGGTAGAGCTCTTCGGCCGCATCACGGAGGATCAGTACATGGCCTTTGGCCTCTCGGGTGCCAACGGGCGTGCTCAGATGTCCCAGTCCGATGTGGTGGTGGCCTTCTACGACACCAATGCCCGTGTGTTCCGCGCCGAGGATTACTTCATCTCCGACTTGTCCCAGTGCGATGGACAGCGCGGCGCCTGTCCCGACGAGCGCATTGGAGCTCGCAAtgatgtgcatgtgt TGAGCGGGGACCGGAAGAACGGAGTGACCAGCATCCGATACAAGCGCCTGCTGCAGACGAACGAAGTCATCTACGACTCGGCCATACCCATCGACCGCGAGGTCTCCATTATTGCTGCCATTGGACCGCTGAATGCCCGCAAGGAGGCCAATGCCCACTCGCACACCGCCAGCGACCACAACCAGGAGGACATTCGCATCAACTTCTCAGCTCGG AACGATCATTCGTGCAAGAGTTCGCTGTACGAGGTGAAGGACGAGAGCGGACCCAGGCCATGGCCCACGCGAAAGATCGAAGGTGTCAGGAAGTTCCGTGCCAGCATTGGGCCGACGGGTGGCAAGCGAGGCTACACGGCCATCACGGGTGTGCCCTCGTGGGGCATTGCCTGGTATGTGAACGATCTGCTGATACCTGAGATCACAGTGGAGCGTGGCCTGAACTACGAGTTCACCATCGAAGGCGGCAGCGATCCCGCCCAGCCAGCTAG ATATCATCCATTCTACATCACGGACTCACCGGAGGGCGGCCTGGGCCAGAAGATGGGTCTGGAGGCGCGTAAACAGAAGGCCTACGCCGGTGTGGAGTACGACGAGGATGGCAATGCCATACCAACGGCCG CTGGACGCTATTGCGAGTGGGAGCATCTGACCGTTGATCGTTCAGCGGAGATCGAGACCTTTGAGGAGTATGTCAAAACGTTGGTCTTCAAGTGCGAGGACGGAGAGCCGGGCTATCTTAACTGGACGGTGCCCATGAATGCTCCCGATCAGCTGTACTATCAG TGCTTCACCCACAATAATCTGGGCTGGAAGATCAACGTGGTGGACATGGGTGCATCTTGTGGTTCGGTTGGCAGTCGGGGCCTCATGGTCTACATAATTTCAACAGTCTTTGGTCTGGTTGCGACACGCCTTCTTCGCACTGGCCATGTACTTGCCTGA